The Medicago truncatula cultivar Jemalong A17 chromosome 4, MtrunA17r5.0-ANR, whole genome shotgun sequence genome includes a region encoding these proteins:
- the LOC11419569 gene encoding ABC transporter B family member 21 isoform X2 — MLAKASLDGDIASTEMTGSTSHHPPVPAGAENVQEMADMQHDSKNNKVKDQSNKTVPFYKLFTFADSWDYLLMFVGTISGVGNGISMPLMTIIIGDAINAFGGNVSTKQVVHQVSKVSVKFAIMGACAFFAAFLQVSCWMITGERQAARIRALYLKAILRQDISFFDKETNSGEVVGRMSGDTVLIQEAMGDKVGKFIQYVSCFLGGLVVAFILGWLLTLVLLSSIPLLVLSGSIMSFAFAMMASRGQTAYSEAATIVEQIIGSIRTVASFTGEKQAISQYNQSLAKAYKVGVQEGLAIGLGLGSVRLFVYCSYALAVWFGGKMVLEKGYTGGEVISVFFAVLTGSLSLGQATSSLTAFSAGQAAAFKMFETIKRKPEIDAYDKIGLKLNDIQGDIELREVCFSYPTRPNELIFNAFSLSISSGTTVALVGQSGSGKSTVINLIERFYDPQDGQIIIDGIDLREFQLKWIRQKIGLVSQEPVLFTCSIKENIAYGKDAATDEEIRAAAELANAANFIDKFPLGLETMVGEHGAQLSGGQKQRIAIARAILKDPRILLLDEATSALDAESERVVQETLDRIMINRTTIIVAHRLSTIRNADIIAVIHEGKVVEKGTHAELTKNPDGAYSQLIRLQEIKKDSSEQFGDNDSDKLENFVDSGRESSQRSLSRGSSGIGNSSHNSFIASNSMPDTLVGGSEVVPSAKASSTKTRDAPFFLLAYLNKPEIPVLLMGALAATVNGAMLPILGLLISKMINTFFEPADELRKDSKFWALIFVSLSVASFIFHPLRSYSFAVAGSKLIKRIRLMCFEKIIHMEVGWFDKAENSSGALGARLSTDAASIRTLVGDALGLLVQDISTVITALVISFQANWQLSLIILVLLPLLLVNGYFQIKAMQGFSTDAKKLYEEASQVANDAVGNIRTVSAFCAEEKVMELYQKKCVVPFQTGKRQGLVSGTGFGLAIFFLFCVYAISFYAGAQLIENGKTSMSGVFQVFFSLTTAAVALSQSGFMAPGASKAKSSAASVFAILDQKSKIDTSDESGMILEDVKGEIEFHHVTFKYPTRPDVHIFKNLSLTIHSGQLL; from the exons ATGTTGGCCAAGGCTAGCTTGGATGGAGATATTGCTTCAACTGAGATGACAGGGTCAACAAGTCATCATCCACCAGTTCCTGCAGGTGCTGAAAATGTTCAAGAAATGGCTGACATGCAACATGATTCCAAGAATAACAAGGTGAAGGATCAAAGCAATAAGACAGTACCCTTTTACAAGCTTTTCACATTTGCAGACTCATGGGATTATTTGTTGATGTTTGTTGGGACTATAAGTGGCGTTGGGAATGGAATCTCTATGCCTTTAATGACTATAATTATTGGAGATGCTATTAATGCTTTTGGAGGAAATGTTAGCACTAAACAAGTAGTTCATCAAGTTTCCAAG GTGTCTGTCAAGTTTGCAATCATGGGTGCATGTGCCTTTTTTGCAGCGTTTCTAC AGGTGTCTTGTTGGATGATCACAGGGGAGAGACAGGCTGCAAGAATAAGGGCATTATACCTCAAAGCAATTTTAAGGCAAGATATCAGTTTCTTTGACAAGGAAACAAATAGTGGTGAGGTTGTTGGAAGAATGTCAGGTGATACAGTTCTTATTCAAGAAGCCATGGGAGACAAG GTAGGAAAATTCATACAATATGTGTCATGTTTTTTAGGAGGTTTAGTTGTGGCATTCATCTTGGGTTGGCTTTTAACCCTTGTCCTTCTATCGTCTATTCCTCTTCTTGTCCTCTCTGGTTCCATAATGAGCTTTGCTTTCGCAATGATGGCATCCCGTGGACAAACGGCATATTCTGAAGCAGCAACTATAGTAGAGCAGATAATCGGTTCAATTCGAACA GTTGCATCATTTACCGGCGAGAAACAAGCTATATCTCAATACAATCAATCCTTAGCTAAAGCTTACAAAGTTGGAGTACAAGAGGGATTGGCTATTGGTTTAGGCCTCGGTTCGGTTCGTTTATTTGTTTACTGCAGTTATGCTTTGGCTGTATGGTTTGGAGGGAAGATGGTACTTGAGAAAGGTTATACAGGAGGTGAAGTCATAAGTGTATTTTTTGCAGTACTAACTGGTTCCTT gTCTCTAGGACAAGCAACTTCGAGCTTAACAGCATTTTCTGCTGGACAAGCTGCAGCCTTTAAGATGTTTGAAACAATCAAAAGGAAGCCGGAAATTGATGCTTATGACAAAATCGGGCTAAAGCTTAATGACATTCAGGGAGACATAGAGCTTAGGGAGGTTTGCTTTAGTTATCCTACAAGACCAAATGAACTAATATTCAATGCATTTTCTCTTTCGATATCAAGTGGTACTACCGTGGCTTTAGTCGGGCAAAGTGGGAGTGGAAAATCAACAGTGATAAATTTGATAGAGAGATTTTATGATCCACAGGATGGTCAAATTATCATTGACGGTATTGACCTCAGAGAATTTCAATTGAAATGGATCAGACAGAAAATAGGCCTAGTGAGTCAGGAACCAGTTCTCTTTACTTGTAGCATTAAAGAGAACATTGCCTATGGTAAGGATGCGGCAACCGATGAAGAAATCCGAGCTGCAGCAGAACTTGCTAATGCTGCTAACTTCATCGATAAATTTCCTCTT GGACTTGAAACGATGGTCGGTGAGCATGGAGCACAACTCTCTGGAGGCCAAAAGCAAAGAATTGCTATAGCAAGAGCAATTCTGAAAGATCCAAGAATTCTACTCCTTGATGAAGCAACAAGTGCCCTTGATGCAGAATCTGAAAGAGTAGTACAAGAGACCCTGGACAGAATTATGATAAACCGAACAACCATCATTGTAGCTCACCGCCTAAGCACAATAAGGAACGCTGATATCATTGCTGTTATTCACGAAGGAAAAGTAGTAGAAAAAG GTACACATGCTGAGCTCACTAAAAATCCTGATGGAGCTTATAGTCAACTCATTAgattgcaagaaattaaaaaggaTTCATCAGAACAGTTTGGTGATAATGACTCGGATAAGCTAGAAAACTTTGTAGACTCTGGAAGAGAGTCAAGCCAAAGGTCTTTAAGCCGCGGATCATCAGGGATTGGAAACAGTAGTCACAACTCATTCATAGCATCAAATTCTATGCCAGACACACTAGTAGGAGGGTCTGAAGTTGTTCCTTCAGCAAAAGCATCATCAACTAAAACTCGAGATGCCCCATTTTTTCTCCTTGCTTATCTTAACAAGCCTGAAATCCCGGTGTTACTCATGGGAGCTCTGGCAGCAACAGTAAATGGTGCAATGTTACCTATTCTGGGCCTTCTAATCTCCAAAAtgataaatacattttttgagCCTGCAGATGAACTTCGTAAAGACTCAAAATTTTGGGCATTAATATTTGTTTCCCTTAGCGTGGcatctttcatttttcatccGTTAAGGTCATACTCTTTTGCTGTAGCTGGTTCTAAATTGATAAAAAGAATCCGGTTAATGTGCTTCGAGAAAATAATTCACATGGAAGTAGGATGGTTTGATAAAGCTGAGAATTCAAGTGGTGCGCTTGGTGCAAGGCTGTCAACTGATGCTGCTTCGATTCGAACTTTGGTTGGTGACGCACTCGGTTTGCTTGTTCAAGATATCTCTACAGTTATTACAGCCTTGGTAATTTCCTTTCAGGCAAATTGGCAGCTTTCTCTCATCATTCTTGTTTTGTTGCCTCTACTATTAGTAAATGGATATTTTCAAATCAAGGCCATGCAAGGATTCAGCACAGACGCAAAG AAACTATACGAGGAAGCAAGTCAAGTAGCGAACGACGCAGTAGGGAATATCAGAACAGTTTCTGCTTTCTGTGCCGAAGAGAAAGTGATGGAATTATACCAGAAGAAATGTGTAGTACCATTCCAGACAGGAAAAAGGCAGGGTTTAGTCAGTGGAACTGGTTTTGGGTTAGCAATCTTCTTTCTGTTTTGTGTCTATGCAATCAGTTTTTATGCTGGCGCCCAACTTATTGAGAATGGCAAAACTTCGATGTCAGGAGTTTTTCAA gtatttttctctctcacaaCGGCAGCTGTCGCATTATCTCAATCCGGCTTCATGGCTCCAGGAGCTAGTAAAGCCAAAAGTTCAGCTGCTTCAGTATTTGCTATTCTTGATCAGAAATCAAAAATAGATACCAGTGATGAATCAGGAATGATACTGGAAGATGTGAAGGGAGAGATTGAGTTCCATCATGTCACTTTCAAGTATCCAACCAGACCTGATGTTCATATATTCAAAAATCTTTCCTTGACCATTCATTCAGGACag TTGCTCTAG
- the LOC11419569 gene encoding ABC transporter B family member 3 isoform X1, which produces MLAKASLDGDIASTEMTGSTSHHPPVPAGAENVQEMADMQHDSKNNKVKDQSNKTVPFYKLFTFADSWDYLLMFVGTISGVGNGISMPLMTIIIGDAINAFGGNVSTKQVVHQVSKVSVKFAIMGACAFFAAFLQVSCWMITGERQAARIRALYLKAILRQDISFFDKETNSGEVVGRMSGDTVLIQEAMGDKVGKFIQYVSCFLGGLVVAFILGWLLTLVLLSSIPLLVLSGSIMSFAFAMMASRGQTAYSEAATIVEQIIGSIRTVASFTGEKQAISQYNQSLAKAYKVGVQEGLAIGLGLGSVRLFVYCSYALAVWFGGKMVLEKGYTGGEVISVFFAVLTGSLSLGQATSSLTAFSAGQAAAFKMFETIKRKPEIDAYDKIGLKLNDIQGDIELREVCFSYPTRPNELIFNAFSLSISSGTTVALVGQSGSGKSTVINLIERFYDPQDGQIIIDGIDLREFQLKWIRQKIGLVSQEPVLFTCSIKENIAYGKDAATDEEIRAAAELANAANFIDKFPLGLETMVGEHGAQLSGGQKQRIAIARAILKDPRILLLDEATSALDAESERVVQETLDRIMINRTTIIVAHRLSTIRNADIIAVIHEGKVVEKGTHAELTKNPDGAYSQLIRLQEIKKDSSEQFGDNDSDKLENFVDSGRESSQRSLSRGSSGIGNSSHNSFIASNSMPDTLVGGSEVVPSAKASSTKTRDAPFFLLAYLNKPEIPVLLMGALAATVNGAMLPILGLLISKMINTFFEPADELRKDSKFWALIFVSLSVASFIFHPLRSYSFAVAGSKLIKRIRLMCFEKIIHMEVGWFDKAENSSGALGARLSTDAASIRTLVGDALGLLVQDISTVITALVISFQANWQLSLIILVLLPLLLVNGYFQIKAMQGFSTDAKKLYEEASQVANDAVGNIRTVSAFCAEEKVMELYQKKCVVPFQTGKRQGLVSGTGFGLAIFFLFCVYAISFYAGAQLIENGKTSMSGVFQVFFSLTTAAVALSQSGFMAPGASKAKSSAASVFAILDQKSKIDTSDESGMILEDVKGEIEFHHVTFKYPTRPDVHIFKNLSLTIHSGQTVALVGESGSGKSTVISLLQRFYDPDSGQIKLDGTEIQKLQLKWFRQQMGLVSQEPVLFNDTIRANIAYGKGGNATEAEVIAAAELANAHNFISSLQQGYDTIVGERGIQLSGGQKQRVAIARAIVNRPRILLLDEATSALDAESEKVVQDALDRVRVDRTTIVVAHRLSTIKGANSIAVVKNGVIEEKGKHDILINKGGTYASLVALHTTSTASS; this is translated from the exons ATGTTGGCCAAGGCTAGCTTGGATGGAGATATTGCTTCAACTGAGATGACAGGGTCAACAAGTCATCATCCACCAGTTCCTGCAGGTGCTGAAAATGTTCAAGAAATGGCTGACATGCAACATGATTCCAAGAATAACAAGGTGAAGGATCAAAGCAATAAGACAGTACCCTTTTACAAGCTTTTCACATTTGCAGACTCATGGGATTATTTGTTGATGTTTGTTGGGACTATAAGTGGCGTTGGGAATGGAATCTCTATGCCTTTAATGACTATAATTATTGGAGATGCTATTAATGCTTTTGGAGGAAATGTTAGCACTAAACAAGTAGTTCATCAAGTTTCCAAG GTGTCTGTCAAGTTTGCAATCATGGGTGCATGTGCCTTTTTTGCAGCGTTTCTAC AGGTGTCTTGTTGGATGATCACAGGGGAGAGACAGGCTGCAAGAATAAGGGCATTATACCTCAAAGCAATTTTAAGGCAAGATATCAGTTTCTTTGACAAGGAAACAAATAGTGGTGAGGTTGTTGGAAGAATGTCAGGTGATACAGTTCTTATTCAAGAAGCCATGGGAGACAAG GTAGGAAAATTCATACAATATGTGTCATGTTTTTTAGGAGGTTTAGTTGTGGCATTCATCTTGGGTTGGCTTTTAACCCTTGTCCTTCTATCGTCTATTCCTCTTCTTGTCCTCTCTGGTTCCATAATGAGCTTTGCTTTCGCAATGATGGCATCCCGTGGACAAACGGCATATTCTGAAGCAGCAACTATAGTAGAGCAGATAATCGGTTCAATTCGAACA GTTGCATCATTTACCGGCGAGAAACAAGCTATATCTCAATACAATCAATCCTTAGCTAAAGCTTACAAAGTTGGAGTACAAGAGGGATTGGCTATTGGTTTAGGCCTCGGTTCGGTTCGTTTATTTGTTTACTGCAGTTATGCTTTGGCTGTATGGTTTGGAGGGAAGATGGTACTTGAGAAAGGTTATACAGGAGGTGAAGTCATAAGTGTATTTTTTGCAGTACTAACTGGTTCCTT gTCTCTAGGACAAGCAACTTCGAGCTTAACAGCATTTTCTGCTGGACAAGCTGCAGCCTTTAAGATGTTTGAAACAATCAAAAGGAAGCCGGAAATTGATGCTTATGACAAAATCGGGCTAAAGCTTAATGACATTCAGGGAGACATAGAGCTTAGGGAGGTTTGCTTTAGTTATCCTACAAGACCAAATGAACTAATATTCAATGCATTTTCTCTTTCGATATCAAGTGGTACTACCGTGGCTTTAGTCGGGCAAAGTGGGAGTGGAAAATCAACAGTGATAAATTTGATAGAGAGATTTTATGATCCACAGGATGGTCAAATTATCATTGACGGTATTGACCTCAGAGAATTTCAATTGAAATGGATCAGACAGAAAATAGGCCTAGTGAGTCAGGAACCAGTTCTCTTTACTTGTAGCATTAAAGAGAACATTGCCTATGGTAAGGATGCGGCAACCGATGAAGAAATCCGAGCTGCAGCAGAACTTGCTAATGCTGCTAACTTCATCGATAAATTTCCTCTT GGACTTGAAACGATGGTCGGTGAGCATGGAGCACAACTCTCTGGAGGCCAAAAGCAAAGAATTGCTATAGCAAGAGCAATTCTGAAAGATCCAAGAATTCTACTCCTTGATGAAGCAACAAGTGCCCTTGATGCAGAATCTGAAAGAGTAGTACAAGAGACCCTGGACAGAATTATGATAAACCGAACAACCATCATTGTAGCTCACCGCCTAAGCACAATAAGGAACGCTGATATCATTGCTGTTATTCACGAAGGAAAAGTAGTAGAAAAAG GTACACATGCTGAGCTCACTAAAAATCCTGATGGAGCTTATAGTCAACTCATTAgattgcaagaaattaaaaaggaTTCATCAGAACAGTTTGGTGATAATGACTCGGATAAGCTAGAAAACTTTGTAGACTCTGGAAGAGAGTCAAGCCAAAGGTCTTTAAGCCGCGGATCATCAGGGATTGGAAACAGTAGTCACAACTCATTCATAGCATCAAATTCTATGCCAGACACACTAGTAGGAGGGTCTGAAGTTGTTCCTTCAGCAAAAGCATCATCAACTAAAACTCGAGATGCCCCATTTTTTCTCCTTGCTTATCTTAACAAGCCTGAAATCCCGGTGTTACTCATGGGAGCTCTGGCAGCAACAGTAAATGGTGCAATGTTACCTATTCTGGGCCTTCTAATCTCCAAAAtgataaatacattttttgagCCTGCAGATGAACTTCGTAAAGACTCAAAATTTTGGGCATTAATATTTGTTTCCCTTAGCGTGGcatctttcatttttcatccGTTAAGGTCATACTCTTTTGCTGTAGCTGGTTCTAAATTGATAAAAAGAATCCGGTTAATGTGCTTCGAGAAAATAATTCACATGGAAGTAGGATGGTTTGATAAAGCTGAGAATTCAAGTGGTGCGCTTGGTGCAAGGCTGTCAACTGATGCTGCTTCGATTCGAACTTTGGTTGGTGACGCACTCGGTTTGCTTGTTCAAGATATCTCTACAGTTATTACAGCCTTGGTAATTTCCTTTCAGGCAAATTGGCAGCTTTCTCTCATCATTCTTGTTTTGTTGCCTCTACTATTAGTAAATGGATATTTTCAAATCAAGGCCATGCAAGGATTCAGCACAGACGCAAAG AAACTATACGAGGAAGCAAGTCAAGTAGCGAACGACGCAGTAGGGAATATCAGAACAGTTTCTGCTTTCTGTGCCGAAGAGAAAGTGATGGAATTATACCAGAAGAAATGTGTAGTACCATTCCAGACAGGAAAAAGGCAGGGTTTAGTCAGTGGAACTGGTTTTGGGTTAGCAATCTTCTTTCTGTTTTGTGTCTATGCAATCAGTTTTTATGCTGGCGCCCAACTTATTGAGAATGGCAAAACTTCGATGTCAGGAGTTTTTCAA gtatttttctctctcacaaCGGCAGCTGTCGCATTATCTCAATCCGGCTTCATGGCTCCAGGAGCTAGTAAAGCCAAAAGTTCAGCTGCTTCAGTATTTGCTATTCTTGATCAGAAATCAAAAATAGATACCAGTGATGAATCAGGAATGATACTGGAAGATGTGAAGGGAGAGATTGAGTTCCATCATGTCACTTTCAAGTATCCAACCAGACCTGATGTTCATATATTCAAAAATCTTTCCTTGACCATTCATTCAGGACag ACAGTTGCTCTAGTAGGTGAAAGTGGAAGTGGAAAATCAACAGTGATCTCATTGTTGCAAAGATTTTATGATCCAGATTCAGGTCAGATTAAACTGGATGGAACAGAAATCCAAAAGCTACAGCTTAAATGGTTTAGGCAGCAAATGGGACTGGTAAGCCAAGAGCCTGTGCTGTTTAATGACACCATCAGAGCTAACATTGCCTATGGAAAAGGTGGTAATGCAACTGAGGCTGAAGTTATAGCTGCAGCAGAACTAGCAAATGCTCATAACTTCATTAGTAGTTTGCAGCAG GGGTATGATACAATAGTAGGAGAGCGAGGGATTCAACTTTCTGGAGGACAGAAGCAACGTGTGGCAATTGCAAGAGCCATAGTTAACAGGCCAAGAATATTACTACTAGATGAGGCCACAAGTGCCCTTGATGCAGAGTCTGAAAAAGTGGTTCAAGATGCACTTGATAGAGTGAGGGTGGACAGAACCACCATTGTGGTGGCTCATAGATTATCAACAATAAAGGGTGCAAATTCAATTGCAGTTGTTAAAAATGGAGTGATTGAAGAGAAAGGAAAACATGACATATTGATCAACAAGGGTGGCACCTATGCTTCTTTAGTAGCATTGCACACAACTAGCACTGCTTCATCTTAA
- the LOC11438220 gene encoding mitotic-spindle organizing protein 1B isoform X1, whose protein sequence is MHISALSMDPEAARSARESLDLAFHMSNILDTGLDRHALSILIALCDLGVNPEALAAIVKELRKERLPLSSLLPTPPS, encoded by the coding sequence ATGCACATCTCAGCTTTAAGCATGGATCCTGAAGCTGCAAGAAGTGCACGAGAATCTTTGGACCTGGCATTTCACATGTCCAATATACTCGACACGGGTTTAGACCGTCATGCACTTTCTATTCTCATTGCCCTCTGTGATCTTGGGGTCAATCCTGAAGCACTTGCTGCTATTGTCAAGGAACTTAGAAAGGAGAGGCTCCCACTGTCATCATTGCTTCCTACACCTCCTTCTTAA
- the LOC11438220 gene encoding mitotic-spindle organizing protein 1B isoform X2, with protein MDPEAARSARESLDLAFHMSNILDTGLDRHALSILIALCDLGVNPEALAAIVKELRKERLPLSSLLPTPPS; from the coding sequence ATGGATCCTGAAGCTGCAAGAAGTGCACGAGAATCTTTGGACCTGGCATTTCACATGTCCAATATACTCGACACGGGTTTAGACCGTCATGCACTTTCTATTCTCATTGCCCTCTGTGATCTTGGGGTCAATCCTGAAGCACTTGCTGCTATTGTCAAGGAACTTAGAAAGGAGAGGCTCCCACTGTCATCATTGCTTCCTACACCTCCTTCTTAA